In a single window of the Aminomonas paucivorans DSM 12260 genome:
- the hisC gene encoding histidinol-phosphate transaminase, whose translation MTWMEHLIRKPLAELEPYKPGKPVGEVQREYGLREIIRLCSNENPWPLPERVLQAIREAAGDIHRYPDPAAYHLRRAIARHLGVSPQETIVGGGTEGILYAFFQALIDEGDEVVYPVPTYPIYRLAACAAGARCVTHPLREDHTVDVDGLVALCGERTKALVLCNPNNPTGNILPRADLLQMASQLEEKQVLLVVDEAYAEYVTDPRYVSGVDLFRQLGNIVILRTFSKIYGLAGLRVGYAIAPKPVVEAFAKVRRVFGVNSIGQAAALAALEGQDFIAQVRERTLLEKEKMVRGITETGVKVFSTQTNFVLLELPNAPAVYENLLRAGIIVRLGEDLGMPGTLRVTVGLPEENDRFLKELRRALRRLDR comes from the coding sequence ATGACCTGGATGGAGCACCTGATCCGAAAACCCCTGGCAGAGCTGGAGCCGTACAAACCCGGGAAACCGGTGGGGGAGGTACAGCGGGAATACGGTCTTCGGGAGATCATCCGCCTCTGCTCCAACGAGAATCCCTGGCCGCTCCCGGAACGGGTCCTGCAGGCGATCCGCGAAGCAGCGGGGGACATCCACCGCTACCCCGATCCCGCGGCCTACCACCTGCGAAGGGCCATCGCGAGGCACCTGGGCGTTTCGCCCCAGGAGACCATCGTAGGAGGGGGCACGGAGGGCATCCTCTACGCCTTCTTCCAAGCCCTGATCGACGAAGGGGACGAAGTGGTCTACCCCGTCCCCACCTATCCGATCTACCGCCTGGCGGCCTGCGCCGCCGGAGCGCGCTGCGTCACCCATCCCCTTCGGGAGGACCACACCGTGGACGTGGACGGGCTGGTGGCCCTCTGCGGGGAGCGGACCAAGGCCCTGGTGCTCTGCAACCCCAACAACCCGACGGGCAACATCCTCCCCCGGGCAGACCTCCTTCAGATGGCATCGCAGCTGGAGGAGAAACAGGTCCTCCTGGTGGTGGACGAGGCCTACGCGGAGTACGTAACGGACCCCCGGTACGTCTCGGGGGTGGACCTCTTCCGCCAGCTGGGCAACATCGTGATCCTGCGGACCTTCTCCAAGATCTACGGCCTGGCGGGACTGCGGGTGGGGTACGCCATCGCTCCGAAACCCGTGGTGGAGGCCTTTGCCAAGGTCCGCCGGGTCTTCGGGGTCAACAGCATCGGCCAGGCCGCCGCACTGGCAGCCCTGGAAGGACAGGACTTCATCGCCCAGGTCCGGGAACGCACCCTGTTGGAAAAGGAAAAGATGGTTCGGGGCATCACGGAGACGGGAGTCAAGGTCTTCTCGACCCAGACGAACTTCGTGCTTCTGGAACTGCCCAACGCCCCGGCGGTCTACGAGAACCTCCTTCGCGCGGGGATCATCGTCCGCCTGGGGGAAGACCTGGGAATGCCTGGAACCCTCCGGGTCACCGTGGGGCTCCCGGAGGAGAACGACCGTTTCCTGAAGGAACTCCGCAGGGCCTTGCGACGTCTGGACCGGTAG
- a CDS encoding Asp23/Gls24 family envelope stress response protein encodes MADDAPFPPEGNRPNQLFAFVGPAGTGKSQRAQMVASFLEAEYIVDDGLVIHRGQIVCGKSAKSERNQVRAIRRALFEFEDHRRAVAGFFEQARPCTILLISTSEGMAKRIARKLGLPEPCRFLHIEEVATTEEIARARRERTSKGQHVIPVSHVQVRRNFTGKLVGRLRVLWRPKDLYEGEKTIVRPPFNFYGEVHIEPEAIAQLVAHVALMTGQVGKVAQVRVRPEEDQLSVSMDLALEPGSRNFTEVARQVRQRVASSVRYFSGLEVRQVDIQISEVLV; translated from the coding sequence ATGGCTGACGATGCTCCCTTTCCCCCGGAGGGGAACCGACCGAACCAGCTCTTCGCCTTCGTGGGACCTGCCGGGACGGGAAAGAGCCAACGGGCCCAGATGGTCGCCTCCTTCCTGGAAGCGGAGTACATCGTGGACGACGGCCTGGTGATCCACCGCGGTCAGATCGTCTGCGGGAAGAGCGCCAAGTCGGAGCGCAACCAGGTGCGGGCCATCCGAAGAGCCCTGTTTGAGTTTGAAGACCACCGCAGGGCGGTGGCAGGCTTCTTCGAACAGGCCCGCCCCTGCACGATCCTTCTGATCTCCACCTCCGAGGGCATGGCCAAACGCATCGCCCGAAAACTGGGGCTGCCGGAGCCCTGCCGTTTCCTGCACATCGAGGAAGTGGCCACCACGGAAGAGATCGCCCGGGCCCGAAGGGAACGCACCAGCAAAGGGCAGCACGTGATCCCCGTGTCCCACGTGCAGGTGCGAAGGAACTTCACCGGGAAACTGGTGGGACGGTTGCGGGTTCTGTGGCGTCCCAAGGATCTCTACGAAGGGGAGAAGACCATCGTACGCCCTCCCTTCAACTTTTACGGGGAAGTGCACATCGAACCGGAGGCCATCGCCCAGCTGGTGGCCCATGTGGCCTTGATGACCGGCCAGGTGGGAAAGGTGGCGCAGGTCCGGGTTCGCCCGGAGGAAGACCAGCTTTCGGTGAGCATGGACCTGGCCCTGGAACCGGGAAGCCGCAACTTCACCGAGGTGGCCCGACAGGTCCGCCAGCGGGTGGCTTCCAGCGTCCGCTACTTCAGCGGCCTGGAGGTGCGGCAGGTGGACATCCAAATCAGCGAGGTGCTTGTTTGA
- a CDS encoding uracil-DNA glycosylase has protein sequence MTDPSETRSGEEPLFQLSPSERRHQEAILLEEARHRVERCLRCPLGKTRNKSVFGEGNLWGKLLFVGEGPGADEDEQGMPFVGRAGQLLTQILQAAGIRREDVYITNVVKCRPPGNRVPTFEEMMACDEYLQTQIALGRPSLLVLLGNTPTKWILKTTEGISKLRGRWFSWKGMSVLPMFHPSYLLRYPSSTEGSPKHLTWLDIQEVKRKWDEVRGTDLCSEGEGQLS, from the coding sequence ATGACGGACCCGAGCGAGACCCGCAGCGGAGAAGAGCCCCTCTTCCAGCTCTCCCCCTCAGAACGCCGTCACCAAGAGGCGATTCTGCTGGAGGAAGCCCGACACCGCGTGGAAAGGTGCCTCCGATGCCCCCTGGGGAAAACGAGGAACAAATCGGTCTTCGGAGAGGGGAACCTTTGGGGCAAACTCCTTTTCGTCGGGGAAGGTCCCGGCGCGGACGAAGACGAGCAGGGCATGCCCTTCGTGGGGCGGGCAGGCCAGCTTCTGACGCAGATTCTCCAGGCTGCGGGGATCCGAAGAGAGGACGTCTACATCACCAACGTGGTCAAATGCCGTCCCCCGGGAAACCGGGTCCCCACCTTCGAGGAGATGATGGCCTGCGACGAATACCTGCAGACCCAGATCGCCCTGGGACGTCCGTCCCTCCTGGTGCTGCTGGGGAACACCCCGACGAAGTGGATCCTCAAGACCACCGAGGGGATCTCCAAACTTCGGGGGCGCTGGTTCTCCTGGAAGGGCATGTCCGTGCTCCCCATGTTCCACCCCAGCTACCTTCTCCGCTACCCTTCCTCCACCGAGGGGAGCCCCAAACACCTCACCTGGCTGGACATCCAGGAGGTCAAACGGAAGTGGGACGAGGTCCGAGGGACAGACCTCTGCTCGGAAGGGGAAGGACAGCTCTCATGA
- the uppS gene encoding polyprenyl diphosphate synthase: MMPQEELRLERLPAHVGMVMDGNGRWAKERGLPRVMGHHAGVKAVERVVQAAKDWGIRTLSLYAFSTENWKRPQGEVLGLMGLFRYYLRSKLDRLREERARLRFAGRLEDLPEDIREILRESEEATRDNDAITVVICINYGGRQEVLDAVNRILAQGTPGPVDDQAFRRHLYLPDLPDPDLLIRSSGELRMSNFWLYQGAYSEYYFSSLYWPDFGPEEFEKALRDYAGRERRYGDARAR, translated from the coding sequence ATGATGCCCCAGGAAGAGCTTCGCCTGGAAAGGCTGCCCGCCCATGTGGGGATGGTCATGGACGGCAACGGGCGCTGGGCCAAGGAAAGGGGCCTTCCCCGGGTCATGGGACACCACGCGGGGGTCAAGGCGGTGGAGCGGGTGGTCCAGGCCGCCAAGGACTGGGGCATCCGCACCCTCTCCCTCTACGCCTTCTCCACGGAAAACTGGAAGCGCCCCCAGGGGGAAGTCCTGGGGCTCATGGGCCTCTTCCGCTACTACCTTCGAAGCAAGCTGGACCGTCTCCGGGAGGAGCGGGCCCGGTTGCGCTTTGCGGGGAGGCTCGAGGACCTGCCCGAGGACATCCGGGAGATCCTGAGGGAGTCGGAGGAGGCTACCCGGGATAACGACGCCATCACCGTGGTCATCTGCATCAACTACGGAGGGCGGCAGGAGGTCCTGGACGCGGTGAACCGCATCCTGGCGCAGGGAACCCCGGGCCCCGTGGACGACCAGGCCTTCCGCAGGCACCTGTACCTTCCGGACCTTCCGGATCCGGACCTGCTCATCCGCAGCAGCGGGGAACTCCGGATGAGCAACTTCTGGCTCTACCAGGGAGCCTACAGCGAATACTACTTTTCTTCCCTCTACTGGCCCGATTTCGGCCCCGAGGAGTTCGAGAAGGCCCTGAGGGACTACGCAGGAAGAGAGAGGCGGTATGGTGATGCCCGGGCTCGGTGA
- a CDS encoding phosphatidate cytidylyltransferase, whose translation MPGLGDSFREQLILRSMSSAFIVFLVLGALFAGGWFWIAVASAVALVSLWEFYALLSTKYKLSRGLGMAAGAILLWAAAADLSLSALLSVLSLIAFLVLLIEILRRQTTEESFALWNMGGTLAGIAYVVLPWSFMILIRAQTWGHLFLLTLFLCTWSCDVAAYLVGSRWGKTPLCERVSAKKTWEGFGGGVLCSLLCAGILAFWFEFPPLPLILLGLLCGVAGQLGDLGESVLKREAGVKDSGNLIPGHGGMLDRFDSILVNAALAFLIFEVIGR comes from the coding sequence ATGCCCGGGCTCGGTGATTCCTTTCGGGAACAGTTGATCCTTCGCTCCATGAGCAGCGCGTTCATCGTCTTCCTGGTTCTGGGAGCCCTCTTCGCGGGAGGTTGGTTCTGGATCGCCGTGGCTTCCGCCGTGGCTCTGGTCTCCCTCTGGGAGTTCTACGCCCTCCTGAGCACCAAGTACAAGCTCTCCCGAGGTCTGGGGATGGCGGCGGGGGCCATCCTCCTCTGGGCGGCGGCGGCGGACCTGAGCCTTTCCGCGCTGCTTTCGGTGCTCTCCCTCATCGCCTTCCTGGTGCTCCTCATCGAGATCCTCCGCAGACAGACCACAGAGGAGAGCTTTGCCCTTTGGAACATGGGGGGCACCCTCGCGGGGATCGCCTACGTGGTGCTTCCCTGGAGCTTTATGATCCTCATCCGCGCCCAGACCTGGGGACATCTCTTCCTCCTCACCCTCTTCCTCTGCACCTGGAGCTGCGATGTGGCGGCCTACCTGGTGGGAAGCCGGTGGGGCAAGACCCCCCTCTGCGAACGAGTCAGCGCGAAGAAGACCTGGGAGGGTTTCGGGGGCGGGGTGCTGTGCAGCCTGCTCTGCGCGGGCATCCTGGCCTTCTGGTTCGAGTTCCCCCCCCTGCCCCTCATCCTCCTGGGGCTCCTTTGCGGCGTGGCGGGACAGCTCGGCGACCTGGGGGAATCGGTGCTGAAGCGGGAAGCGGGGGTCAAGGACAGCGGAAACCTCATTCCGGGGCACGGAGGCATGCTGGATCGCTTCGACAGCATCCTGGTGAACGCCGCCCTGGCCTTTCTGATCTTCGAAGTCATCGGAAGGTAG
- a CDS encoding 1-deoxy-D-xylulose-5-phosphate reductoisomerase has translation MRVGILGATGSVGSATLDICRRFPDRFRVTALAARSNGKALLALGRELQAEALCLTAPGEAFSPDPETRFYRGTRGLLDLVETEQVDHWVFASSGTDAIEALVQAIRLDRDVSLANKESIVVAGPWVLPELRRPDQLRPVDSEHSALWQCLHGEPTLRLRQLWLTASGGPFRDLPLDRFDAVTPQTALAHPVWRMGPKITVDSATLVNKGIECIEAMRLFAQPMEKVGALIHPRSQVHGLALFQDGSCKLLLSSADMRLPAAAALAYPDRLPLLDQGFDFPGPEVWDLRFEPVDPIRFPGFTVACRAGQEDGPYPALLVGADEVAVEAFLSERIPFFRIAAVLDQVLSSYDGPAPASLADAVDLVEQGRRKARSLCGMSEEVRPR, from the coding sequence ATGCGCGTCGGAATCTTGGGAGCCACGGGCAGCGTGGGATCGGCGACTCTGGACATCTGCCGTCGATTCCCCGACCGCTTCCGGGTCACCGCTCTGGCCGCCCGCAGCAACGGGAAGGCGCTGCTCGCCCTGGGAAGGGAACTGCAGGCGGAGGCTCTCTGCCTGACCGCCCCGGGGGAGGCTTTTTCTCCCGATCCGGAGACGCGCTTCTATCGCGGCACCCGAGGACTTCTCGACCTGGTAGAGACCGAACAGGTGGACCACTGGGTCTTCGCGTCCTCGGGGACCGACGCCATCGAGGCGTTGGTCCAGGCGATCCGTCTGGATCGGGACGTCTCTCTGGCCAACAAGGAGAGCATCGTGGTGGCGGGGCCCTGGGTTCTCCCGGAACTGAGGCGCCCGGACCAGCTCCGGCCGGTGGACAGCGAACACAGCGCCCTGTGGCAGTGTCTCCACGGAGAACCGACCCTCCGGCTTCGGCAGCTCTGGCTCACCGCCTCGGGAGGCCCCTTTCGGGACCTCCCCCTGGATCGTTTCGACGCCGTGACCCCTCAAACCGCCCTCGCCCACCCCGTCTGGCGCATGGGGCCCAAGATCACCGTGGACAGCGCCACCCTGGTAAACAAGGGGATCGAGTGCATCGAGGCGATGCGCCTCTTTGCCCAACCCATGGAAAAGGTGGGAGCCCTGATCCACCCCCGATCCCAGGTCCACGGGTTGGCGCTCTTCCAGGACGGTTCGTGCAAGCTGCTCCTTTCCTCCGCGGACATGAGGCTTCCCGCCGCCGCAGCCTTGGCTTATCCGGATCGCCTGCCCCTGCTGGACCAGGGTTTCGACTTTCCCGGCCCGGAGGTGTGGGACCTGCGCTTCGAGCCGGTGGATCCGATCCGCTTTCCCGGTTTCACCGTGGCATGCAGGGCAGGACAGGAGGACGGCCCCTACCCGGCCCTGCTGGTGGGGGCGGACGAGGTGGCCGTGGAGGCCTTTCTCTCGGAACGGATTCCCTTCTTCCGCATCGCCGCGGTGTTGGACCAGGTGCTCTCCTCCTACGACGGCCCTGCCCCCGCCTCCCTGGCGGACGCGGTGGACCTGGTGGAACAGGGCAGACGCAAGGCCCGAAGCCTCTGCGGCATGTCCGAGGAGGTACGCCCCCGTTGA
- a CDS encoding M50 family metallopeptidase: MTSLLAFLVVIGISVVIHESGHFLAARACGVRVDEFAFGMGPAVLSRQGKETRWSLRLFPLGGFVRLAGMGEPGETPCPPERSFGGKTAGQRFVILAAGSAFNLLLAWILTVLLLMGYGILDLQTPRVGEVMAGYPAQQAGIEPGDRIVGINNRKVEDWKAMASAIRREAPKGPVHLEVEREGVLRFLTVEIPTDPKEKAPLLGVRPARRTMGLLEATTQGWGYSWRMGMEILSGIWRWVFRTQKVDLTGPVGIASMAGEAARQGFWEFLSFLAILNLHLGLLNLLPFPALDGGRLVFVGLEAVLRRKVPERYENYIHYAGFVLLLTMILFVTWKDVSRLLQH; encoded by the coding sequence TTGACCAGCCTTCTGGCCTTTCTTGTCGTCATCGGCATCAGCGTGGTGATCCACGAGTCGGGGCACTTCCTGGCCGCCCGGGCCTGCGGCGTCCGGGTGGACGAATTCGCCTTCGGCATGGGACCCGCCGTCCTTTCCCGTCAGGGAAAGGAAACCCGGTGGTCCTTGCGCCTCTTCCCCTTGGGAGGGTTCGTCCGCCTTGCGGGGATGGGGGAGCCGGGGGAGACCCCCTGTCCCCCGGAACGGAGCTTCGGGGGGAAGACGGCGGGACAGCGCTTCGTCATCCTGGCGGCAGGATCGGCCTTCAACCTCCTCCTGGCCTGGATCCTCACCGTCCTGCTTCTGATGGGCTACGGAATCCTGGACCTCCAGACCCCCCGTGTCGGGGAGGTGATGGCCGGATACCCCGCTCAGCAGGCGGGGATCGAGCCCGGAGACCGCATCGTGGGCATCAACAACCGCAAGGTGGAGGACTGGAAGGCCATGGCTTCGGCCATCCGTCGGGAGGCCCCCAAGGGACCCGTCCACCTGGAGGTGGAACGGGAGGGGGTTCTGCGTTTCCTCACCGTGGAGATCCCCACGGACCCCAAGGAAAAGGCCCCCCTCCTGGGGGTCCGACCGGCGAGGCGAACCATGGGCCTTCTGGAGGCCACGACCCAGGGGTGGGGGTACTCCTGGAGGATGGGCATGGAGATCCTCTCGGGCATCTGGCGGTGGGTCTTCCGGACCCAGAAGGTGGACCTCACGGGGCCCGTGGGCATCGCCTCCATGGCGGGAGAAGCGGCTCGACAGGGCTTTTGGGAATTCCTCTCCTTCCTGGCCATCCTCAACCTGCATCTGGGCCTCCTCAATCTCCTTCCCTTCCCCGCCCTGGACGGGGGGCGTCTGGTCTTCGTGGGACTGGAGGCGGTGCTGCGCCGCAAGGTGCCGGAGCGCTACGAGAACTACATCCACTACGCCGGTTTCGTCCTGCTTCTGACGATGATCCTCTTCGTGACCTGGAAGGATGTAAGCCGTCTTCTTCAGCATTAG
- the ispG gene encoding (E)-4-hydroxy-3-methylbut-2-enyl-diphosphate synthase produces MGSHGSLLLGGLSIGAGSPIRVESMLKTPLADPEGCMEELNALHASGCELVRTAYTSLDQEPILARVVEKSPIPLMADIHFNHRLALSALTAGCPSVRVNPGNLGGEGPLREVLGEVEKTGAVLRIGANGGSLNRGQLERAGGDRGLALAQAVEEQLRVLLDRGFERVLLSAKSSDVGETVRANQLLSSRYGYPMHVGITEAGPLEEGTVRSSVGLGILLSQGIGDTLRVSLSAPGVREVRVGYEILRSLGLRERGAHWVSCPTCGRRRIEVLQWVERLRPLAERLPDGFTLAVMGCEVNGPREAAGADLGVAGAPGGFLLFRKGVPLGTWPVEELEERVQKALEDILIRRCTDA; encoded by the coding sequence ATGGGAAGCCATGGATCCCTGCTTCTGGGAGGGTTGAGCATCGGGGCGGGGTCTCCGATCCGAGTGGAAAGCATGCTAAAGACCCCCCTTGCGGACCCGGAAGGGTGCATGGAGGAGTTGAACGCCCTGCACGCCAGTGGATGCGAGCTGGTGCGCACCGCCTACACGTCCTTGGACCAGGAACCGATCCTGGCCCGCGTCGTGGAGAAGAGCCCCATCCCCTTGATGGCGGACATCCACTTCAACCACCGCCTGGCCCTTTCCGCCCTGACCGCAGGCTGTCCCTCCGTGCGAGTCAACCCCGGGAACCTGGGAGGGGAGGGGCCCCTTCGGGAAGTTCTGGGGGAAGTGGAGAAAACGGGGGCGGTGTTGCGCATCGGGGCAAACGGAGGCTCCCTCAACCGGGGGCAGCTGGAGCGGGCAGGGGGCGACCGGGGGCTGGCCTTGGCCCAGGCGGTGGAGGAACAACTTCGGGTCCTCCTGGATCGGGGCTTCGAGCGGGTGCTCCTGTCCGCCAAGTCCTCCGACGTGGGGGAGACCGTCCGAGCGAACCAGCTTCTGAGCAGCCGCTACGGATACCCCATGCACGTGGGCATCACCGAGGCGGGCCCCCTGGAGGAGGGAACCGTGCGCAGCTCCGTGGGGTTGGGGATCCTCCTCTCCCAGGGGATCGGAGATACCCTTCGGGTCAGCCTCTCTGCCCCGGGGGTCCGGGAGGTTCGCGTGGGGTACGAGATCCTTCGCTCCCTGGGACTTCGGGAACGGGGAGCCCATTGGGTGAGCTGCCCCACCTGCGGGCGGCGACGCATCGAGGTCCTCCAATGGGTGGAACGGCTCCGCCCCCTGGCGGAGCGTCTTCCCGACGGATTCACCCTGGCGGTGATGGGCTGCGAAGTGAACGGTCCTCGAGAGGCGGCGGGGGCGGACCTGGGGGTGGCCGGAGCCCCAGGGGGTTTCCTCCTCTTCCGAAAAGGCGTCCCCCTGGGAACCTGGCCGGTGGAGGAGCTGGAGGAGCGGGTCCAAAAGGCGTTGGAGGACATCCTGATCCGGAGGTGCACCGACGCCTGA
- a CDS encoding arginine deiminase, protein MGSEVGKLRRVMLHHPGKELERLTIDNKDELLFDDILWVEEAQKEHDAFADLLRDNGVEVVYFSNCLAHVLREKEIRSPLLDEVLALEAHDPLLASGLKSVLMEMDPASLAEVLIAGLTKKEAVSLLGSCRSLVLRSSGEYDFFIRPLPNLYFQRDPYMFVNQGVLVSVMHYPARRREPLYAKHIFQHHPYFENVQILFGEEPRDTYPYTIEGGDFHVFSPTCVAVGMSERTASGTVQLVGRRLARDAGIRTVLAVDIPKHRACMHLDTVFTMVDRDAFTIYPGVQKQMRIWELNYDESGDLLSVEESSDLVDCLRKNLCIDRVRLIETGGGDPIAAARDQWNDGTNTLSIAPGVVVTYRRNVVSNGVLRENGIKVFEIKGAELGRGRGGPRCMSMPLWRESL, encoded by the coding sequence GTGGGCTCGGAAGTCGGCAAACTGAGACGGGTGATGCTGCACCATCCCGGCAAGGAACTGGAACGCCTCACCATCGACAACAAGGACGAACTGCTCTTCGACGACATCCTCTGGGTGGAGGAAGCCCAGAAGGAACACGACGCCTTCGCGGACCTCCTGCGGGACAACGGCGTCGAGGTGGTGTACTTCAGCAACTGCCTGGCCCACGTCCTTCGGGAGAAGGAAATCCGCTCTCCCCTGCTGGACGAGGTTCTGGCCCTGGAGGCCCACGATCCGCTCCTTGCCTCGGGCCTCAAATCGGTGCTCATGGAGATGGACCCCGCCAGCCTTGCGGAAGTCCTCATCGCGGGACTCACCAAGAAGGAGGCGGTCTCCCTCCTGGGATCCTGCCGAAGCCTGGTCCTGAGGTCCTCGGGTGAGTACGACTTCTTCATCCGCCCCCTGCCCAACCTCTACTTCCAGCGGGATCCCTACATGTTCGTCAATCAGGGGGTCCTCGTGAGCGTCATGCACTACCCCGCCCGGCGCCGGGAACCCCTCTACGCCAAGCACATCTTCCAGCACCACCCCTACTTCGAAAACGTGCAGATCCTCTTCGGCGAGGAACCCCGAGACACCTACCCCTACACCATCGAGGGGGGGGACTTCCACGTCTTCTCTCCCACCTGCGTCGCCGTGGGGATGAGCGAACGCACCGCTTCGGGAACCGTCCAGCTCGTGGGACGCCGTCTCGCCCGGGATGCGGGGATTCGCACCGTCCTGGCGGTGGACATCCCGAAGCACCGCGCCTGCATGCACCTCGATACGGTGTTCACCATGGTGGACCGGGACGCCTTCACCATCTACCCGGGGGTCCAAAAACAGATGCGGATCTGGGAGCTGAACTACGACGAATCGGGGGACCTTCTCTCGGTGGAGGAAAGCTCCGACCTGGTGGACTGCCTGCGGAAGAACCTCTGCATCGACCGGGTGCGTCTGATCGAGACCGGCGGCGGGGATCCCATCGCCGCAGCCCGGGACCAGTGGAACGACGGGACCAACACCCTCTCCATCGCTCCGGGGGTGGTGGTGACCTATCGGCGCAACGTGGTCTCCAACGGCGTCCTGCGGGAGAACGGGATCAAGGTCTTCGAGATCAAGGGGGCGGAACTGGGCCGGGGTCGTGGCGGCCCCCGCTGCATGAGCATGCCCCTGTGGCGGGAATCCCTTTAG
- the argF gene encoding ornithine carbamoyltransferase, with the protein MAVNLRGRHLLTLKHHTPYEIQFLLDLSRDLKNKKRAGIRGDLLAGKNVALIFEKPSTRTRCAFTVATIDEGGHPEYLGKNDIQLGHKEDVADTARVLGRMFDGIEFRGFKQSVVEDLAKFSGVPVWNGLTDQFHPTQVLADFLTIQEEFGTLKGIKLVYVGDGRNNMANSLMIGAAKMGMHFVIGSPKSLFPEDGLVAECRKIAQDCQSGAVIEVLDDPKAAVKGAHAVYTDVWASMGEEDKLAERKALLQPYQVNKELMAAIGREEAIFLHCLPAVKGYEVMEDVFESRCSRVFDEAENRMHTIKATMVASIGNL; encoded by the coding sequence ATGGCTGTCAACCTGCGCGGTCGCCATCTGCTCACCCTGAAGCACCACACCCCCTACGAGATCCAGTTTCTCCTGGACCTTTCCCGGGACCTGAAGAACAAGAAGCGCGCCGGAATCCGGGGGGATCTGCTGGCGGGCAAGAACGTGGCCCTCATCTTCGAGAAGCCCTCCACCCGCACCCGCTGCGCCTTCACCGTGGCCACCATCGACGAGGGCGGCCACCCCGAGTACCTGGGCAAGAACGACATCCAGCTGGGACACAAGGAAGACGTGGCGGACACCGCCCGCGTGCTGGGCAGGATGTTCGACGGCATCGAGTTCCGGGGCTTCAAGCAGTCCGTGGTGGAGGATCTGGCCAAGTTCTCCGGCGTGCCCGTGTGGAACGGTCTGACCGACCAGTTCCACCCCACCCAGGTGCTGGCGGACTTCCTCACCATCCAGGAGGAGTTCGGCACCCTGAAGGGCATCAAGCTGGTCTACGTGGGGGACGGACGGAACAACATGGCCAACTCCCTCATGATCGGCGCCGCCAAGATGGGCATGCACTTCGTCATCGGTTCCCCCAAGTCCCTCTTCCCGGAGGATGGGCTGGTGGCGGAGTGCCGGAAGATCGCCCAGGACTGTCAGTCCGGAGCGGTCATCGAAGTCCTGGATGACCCCAAGGCGGCGGTGAAGGGCGCCCACGCAGTGTACACCGACGTGTGGGCCTCCATGGGCGAAGAGGACAAGCTGGCGGAGCGGAAGGCCCTGCTGCAGCCCTACCAGGTGAACAAGGAACTCATGGCCGCCATCGGCCGGGAGGAGGCCATCTTCCTGCACTGCCTCCCCGCGGTGAAGGGCTACGAAGTCATGGAGGACGTCTTCGAGTCCCGCTGCTCCCGGGTGTTCGACGAGGCGGAGAACCGCATGCACACCATCAAGGCCACCATGGTGGCCAGCATCGGGAACCTCTAG
- the nikR gene encoding nickel-responsive transcriptional regulator NikR — MSSSEEENGKTPALARFSVSLPEELLEAFDRWIQRQSLGTRSEALRKLIRRFISESLWEERSGEVCGTLTLLYDHHSRDAVGELTRLEHDFEDVIVCTTHIHLDHDHCLEAVLLKGPTCRARAFSEALMEKGLLYAAPSLTPLKESLWGRS, encoded by the coding sequence GTGAGCTCAAGTGAAGAAGAAAACGGGAAAACCCCTGCTCTGGCGCGCTTCAGCGTGTCCCTTCCCGAGGAGCTTCTGGAGGCCTTTGACCGCTGGATCCAGCGACAGTCCCTGGGGACTCGCTCCGAAGCCCTGCGCAAGCTGATCCGAAGGTTCATCTCCGAGTCCCTCTGGGAGGAACGAAGCGGCGAGGTGTGCGGCACCTTGACCCTCCTCTACGACCACCACAGCAGGGACGCGGTGGGGGAGCTGACGAGACTGGAACACGACTTCGAGGACGTGATCGTCTGCACCACCCACATCCATCTGGACCACGACCACTGTCTGGAGGCGGTGCTCCTCAAGGGGCCGACCTGCCGGGCCCGGGCGTTCTCCGAGGCCCTGATGGAAAAGGGGCTCCTCTACGCCGCCCCCTCCCTGACTCCTCTCAAGGAATCCCTTTGGGGACGTTCCTGA